The Vigna angularis cultivar LongXiaoDou No.4 chromosome 6, ASM1680809v1, whole genome shotgun sequence genome contains the following window.
TGCATAAAAAGAAGCACGAGACTATTTGAAATACCTGGAAGAGAATCTTAATAAATATACGTGAAGAAGAAGTTGTGTCCTCTTCAGTCAGGCGTATATATGATAAAACATGCCAAGGTAAAGCATCTGTGCCAAGTAAATGAGCAAAAAATTTTGCCACATTACGCAGTTTATTTGTTTCAAGTCGGTGAATCATGGAGTACTGCTGCACAAAGCACTTCTCAAAATTTTCTTGGTGTACTTTGTTGATCATGCAGAAACGCTGCCCCAGAAGACCATAATATCGGAGATAGGTTCTCTCTTGGCTGCAACATTCCAAAAGCATAATGCACAATTCCATCTgccacaaattataaaaaataaaaaattataattagttcaAATAAGCAAAAGGTATAACTTAAACAAATGGAGAACAATACATTCTATTCTGGAAATGAATGTTCAGTCTGAGTAACTACGTATAGATACAGAGTCTATGCTTGGAATGGTTAAAAGCTTGTAACAGCTAGACATATATCCACTGGTTATATAAAAGAGTATGAAATCAGATAAAAACTAAAGAACAAAATAACCTTGATCCGAAGTGATACTAAgctaaattcaaatctaaaagATCAAGTAGTGCCAAGATACAAATTCGCAAATTAGTGAGTTTATACAGGGGGAGACATAAAGAAAGAGagcattcaatttttcaatatattgaACTAGATTCTAAAGTTCTTCCAtgttcataaaatataaatttgacatactaaaatatttagaataagaaaaaggaagcTAGTAGATAATTtagcaaaagaaaatgaattctAGCAGTGATTCCGATCTCACCTCTTGACCTGGCTCTAGCTTAATTTTCAGAAGCTTATGACCTGCTTCCTCAAAATCAACACTAGACATAATCGTTAAGTATATTGTCCTTCGAAGATTGACAAGATTTGTCTCtgtttcatcttttatttgCATCTgttcttcatcctcttcatcaGACTcatcctcttcatcttcatcatctgaCTCAGCATCCATGCCTTCCTCTTCATCCTCGGATTCCTCACCCAGCATTGATTTCTTCAACTCTTCATACCGCTTCTCATTCTCCAGGAAATTGGGGTCTGGCTTGAATATATctgagaaaaaacaaaaatagaatataaagaAATCAAAATGGCCAGTGACCACAATCaatcaaagaaaaaacatatacaaacttccaaaaacaaaatataccAAGGGAAATCTCAGGATCTATCTCTTCATCCAAGGACACTTCATGAGTTAACTGATCTTCCTGCTCCACAAGATCTAGCTCAGGACGAACAGCTGGATAACCCTATTAATGCAATGCAACCATTGTAACACATTCTTTAAAGTACTCCTTTATTTACAAAAGTATGTCTTATTATGTTAATGTGTCATTCCTATCACAAACCATAAAAAGTACCTGAAACTTCGCTTTTCTTATTGCAAACAAGCCTTCAATCAGAAACTGAACACGTTTGTCAATTTCTCCCTCATGAAGAATCCCACGAAAACGCTCAAAGATACCTGCAAATTATTAAATCTTATTTACTAACCACGGGCGAGAAAACTCACATGGAGGTTTTCTCACATGGAGGTTTTAGTAATAAACGACAATATTACAGCTTTGATATTTTAAACAAGAACTGCTTGCCCCACACAGGGTAAATAAGGGACTCATCAGTAGATTGTCAACTTCTAAATCCTTCTCTTGAAGGGTTGTTTTGGATTGTgttgtttatttattgtttgtttgctTACACCTACCTTCCAATGCACTCTTTTCCCCAATTGTTGGCAATCTTCAAGCATAAATTTTATCTGTCCATAAATGTTTGGCAATCAATATTGTTGTGTTGGTGTGTGAACATTGGATGTTGTCAATTATTTGTACAAGTACATCATATTTTCACCGGATTGTTTTAAGTTTCATATTTTAACAACTCACGACACCagacaaattaattttcatttcttcCATCCATATATTATCTAGCACTCCTGCAAGTCACCTTTGATCTAACTTGTTTCCTTACACGATTTCATGCAACTGGAATCTTAAAACCCTTGATTCCAGTCTGCCCCTCTTTTGCAGATGAGGTAATCTTAACCCGAGCATCATTTACTTATCTCTAACGTGCTATCCTAGAGTAGTTAATACCATCAAGCAGACGAAAAAAGGGTTTATAATGTAAAAGGAAGTGCAATAGGAAACAATAAAAGACAAATGCCAAAGTCGTtatcacatttaaaaataaaaacctaagCACACAGTTGCCATATAGTTTGAGGATTCTCACCATGCAGACCCTTAGGTGAGAGATCCTGCAGTATTGAACCACATTCTGTCACAAAACCAACAGCTACTTCAACACTATCGTCAGTAGGTTTCTCGAGCAAAACTGTGAGTAACTCAAGAGCAATGATCTCATGAGCTACTTGCTGATTCACCAGATGCCCTATAAATTTAACAGCTGCTAGTAATTGAGGCTATCaatgataaaaacaaacaaagaaaaaaacaaatcagAAGCATagcaaaagagaaataaaagaaaattagaaaaaacaaaattgatctcagaataagaataataatcACATACCTTGTCATTCCGCTTATAAGCCCTCTTAAGCTGCAAAACAATCCTTCTAAGCAAAAGATCCCCCACCTCGGGAAACTTTGTATTAACAACAGCAACCAAGGCAGCAAAAACATCTGTAAATCCCGGAGATGCCATCTGTGACTTCATACATGACCGACAAAAAAGTCCCCTTCCCCTGATCAGGTTTTCCGAAAACAATTCaggaattatattttttatgtttgtagCATTAACCTTATTTACAAGCCCGTTTATGCTCTTTCTCAGAGCATCCCACGTTAACCTTTGATATTCTACACTACTTTTATCCTGAACTTCTTTCATCATCATCGCCATCTTAAAGGGGGGAATGTAAACACCTCCACTCTTGCCCAAATTAGATGCATCACCATTCAGGTTACCTCCTGGGATAGTTGTCTGTCGTTGAGGATTTGCATCTCTAACAGTTCTCCCATTTCCATTCTCTTTCTTCCTACTTTCTTCTTGCTGCTTGCTCACACCCTTATCCCTGTGGTTGCGCTCATTGTCATCATCCCTTTCAGGTCTTCTTCGTCTCCTATCACTATCCCTCTCTGATTTCCTTGCCAACTCCCTATCATCTTCCTCCGAATCATAACGTGAGTGTCTGTTACCACCCTTTTCCACTTTTCGCCTCTTATCCCTATCACTATACCCATCTGATTTCCTGGTCAGCTCAATGTGATCTTCTTCTGAATCATGCCGTCCACGGCGATCCACAATTCTACTCTTGCCTTCCTCCCCTCCTCGCCATCTATCCCTGTGATGCAATCTATGACTCTCTTTCTCCCCTCGCCTTTCACTCTGACCATTCACTCGACGAGAAGCCCTATCACCCCGGCTATCTTCTTCAGCATCTCTCCTCCCACGTCCATCATAATCCTGCGGCAGCCTCTCATCCTCTCCCTTCTCTTCACTAACCCTCTTTTTATTCACAATCTGACCCTCCTCCTCTGAGCTCTCTGACTTCTCCTTTCTCTCCCTACTCCTACTTTTTTTATCACTCCCCATAACACCATCCCTCTCCGCTCTATTTCTCTCTTCCCCCGAGTTACTTCCATCACTATTATCCCTGCGGTGACCAGAACTCTTCCTACCACTCCTACCACCACGCCGATACCTATCCCTCTCTTCATCCTCAGATTCGCAGCCACTGCGTCTCCTCACATCATCTTCACTCGACTCGCTGCTACTGCTGCGTCTTCTGGCCATGTCAAACCCTAATTCAATCCAACATAAGTTAAAtccacaataaaaaaaacacggGGAATACACAAAATTGCGGTAATTTCACAGCCAAACTgcttaaaattgtaaaatgaagTGTGAATGGGAAAACGAAACAAAAATCACAATAGAAGACCCTATGTAatagagtgaaaaagaagagaacaaTTGAACAAGCCAGAAACAGGAACCTTAGGTCGTGCCAGAGAACCGAGAAGTTGAGTGAAAGAACTCGATGGATCTTTGCAGAAATGTGTTAGGTTTATGTTTTGAAAGAAAGATGTGAAACGAGAGAGATGGCGTTTGTTTTGCAGAAGTTCTTAGGTTTAGGTTTACAGAAAGGTGGATGCTGATGAATGATTtgtaaaattatgaattaatcCGTAGTATACCTAAATAACGTGATTatctatattaattattataaatattatattatatattatctatACTATTATAAAGAGGTTTccgtatttttattttatattttatatatttttttataattaaattaattgttttactaTTTACCTTTTAACtggacatttttttaaatttaactatttcttttatttgatttttttaaaatttaattttttttaaactaaaataataatttataataaaaatatttatatttatttttaaatctataataatatttttagttttatatgataacacaattttatttatttataatatatatatatatatatatatatattaattatagatTTTGGTATGttatagaaataatttatttaagataagttttattttatacgTGAGATGATTCAcgttatatcattttattattttattattttattgctGAAATGTTTAGATTTAATAGTTTACTTGGTTATTATGTTAATTGATTTTTTCAGAttagtatttgattttaaaagtatatatattgagttttaaagttgttaaaattatatgaatcaagtttcttttattaaattggCAGAAACGGAATTAACTCCTAATTCACGTAGGAAAGGaatctgtatttttttttctttgtcctATGGTTTTTCTCTAATGCCCtagctttttctctcttttctatatctttattaaaaaaaatttctctatCTCCTTTtgggaaaaaaattaatatcttatGTACAATCTCACGTAACTGAGCCAAAACACACGAAAAAGAAACCAACTGAGGCTCATTCTCCCTTTGTTGCTAACGACAAGGCAGAGGAGGACGGGAATAAGTCTGATCGACAAGCGAGGGTGTTGTTCCAAGGGATATGGAACGAAGAAGACGAGCTCGACATTCTTAAGGGTATACTTGAGTTCATCTCAAAGACCGGACAAGAGCCTTATAGGTATGCCACACTTTCCACAAGTTCATTAAGAAGTCACTCCACGTGGAGGTTTCCAACCATCAACCGAAGGAGAAGATTCGACGGGTGAAGAAGAAGTTCGAGACTTGTGAGGCgaaaaagaagaaagggatTCAGCCTCGGTTGTGGAAAATCCAAGAGGAAGGAATTGGAAAGAAGGTGGAAAGTGTTGTAATATTCTGAGATGGAACTACTTGTGAATTACTCTCTACTGATTGGGGAGCAGATTAAGTTGGTATCTGAAGCCTTACAGTCATCCAACAATTAGGATTCATTTGTGTTAGGTAACATTGATTAGTTCTTTTGGTACTCTATGTATCATACCTTTTGTGGATTATTGTACTTTTGGTGTTTGTGGCATAGTCTTTTTTGCTAAGTGTTGTGAAAACTTTCTACACAATCCATTGGCCATTCTCTCTAACTCCAAAGTACACACATTTACTGTTTTTATTGTTgggtttgtttgtttgtgcttaAAAAAGTTTTtgcataaaaagagaaagcggGAAATTGCTTTTGCTTTTTGAAAACAAGGTTAGCCCaatatgtaaaattttgttGATAAGTAACTATGCTATTAAAgaatatttctttatataaaatttgaacaaATAGACCAAACTACCTTGCATGAAACGTAGTACTGATATGATTTTGTAAGGTTGTGGTCCTGATTAATTGTGCATGGAGGGTTTTATCATAATCTTTGATCCTGTTATTTATATGGGAGGCCATTTCATGCACCTAAGATCGTAGCCTCTTTTAATTCTAACAACATGTGGCAACTTTTGTTAACTCTAATGGGGAATATGTGGCAGTATGCTCAATTTAGCAAAATCGTAGCTGTTAGATTTTGGGTTTGCAATTTAGGATGGCAGGAACATTCATTCTCATTCGGGCTTGGGTGCAGATAATGGAATGAAGTGTTTTGTGTTAAATGTCTAACATAATTTTGACAAATTGGGGCATTGCAGGAAAAGTTAATTTCCCACaaggagagaaagagaaaaagaaaagtatttaataaagatataaaaaagagaaaaagttggggCATTATAGGAAAAgtaaaggagagagaagaaaaagtgcagATTCCTTCGCCACGTCAGCTGGAAGTCAACTCTGTTTATGCCAATCTAACGGAAGGAACTTAATTCATACAATTTTGACAACTTTGGGATCCAATGTATACACTTTTAAACCAGGTACTAAACTCAAAAAAATCACTTAACATAGGGACCAAATAAGCTATTAAGccaaatgtttatatatatatatatatatatatatatatatatatatatatatatatatatatatatatattcaattcttatcttattaattaaaatgaatcaTATTTTAATGTGTGTTCCTTTTAAATGAATCTATgaatgaataaaaagaatatgtCAAAATACATGTTAAAATATCTCATGTTGATATCACAAATCAATATACAttcaataatatgtatttacaaaacaaacattaattttatccaattaaTCATGtacacataaataataataacaataggaGTCTCATTGCTCTAAtataacaattcaatcaaacgaATTACTTAATCCTCGATCCTCAATCCTTGATCATCATCAGAGGTACACCACCAACATGATTATCCCAATCATGAATCACACTGTGAGCATCACCAAACCATGAACTCCAACATGACAAGACTCAGTCACACTCCTGTACCCACCTCAGCTACTGTAGCCGCTCCTACAACCCCATTTGTAGCTTCCTCATACAGATACACTTGAGTCATCCTTCTTATAGCTTCGGACCTGTTCCCCTATCACACAAGGCTGAACATCTATCCCCCTCACCAAAGAAGATTCAACACTCGAATACCATTCTCTTTTCTACAACTATTTTCCAAAGAGAATGTCACCCTCTTTTCAATAACCAATGCCAAAAGAGAGTCATCctcttttcaacaaccaatgctAAAGGGAATATCCCTCCCTTTTGATCGAGGTCGTACTTGAATAAAATTAAGGTTAAACCCATTCAAAGGTCCCCATTTTCGTGG
Protein-coding sequences here:
- the LOC108343059 gene encoding uncharacterized protein LOC108343059, producing the protein MARRRSSSSESSEDDVRRRSGCESEDEERDRYRRGGRSGRKSSGHRRDNSDGSNSGEERNRAERDGVMGSDKKSRSRERKEKSESSEEEGQIVNKKRVSEEKGEDERLPQDYDGRGRRDAEEDSRGDRASRRVNGQSERRGEKESHRLHHRDRWRGGEEGKSRIVDRRGRHDSEEDHIELTRKSDGYSDRDKRRKVEKGGNRHSRYDSEEDDRELARKSERDSDRRRRRPERDDDNERNHRDKGVSKQQEESRKKENGNGRTVRDANPQRQTTIPGGNLNGDASNLGKSGGVYIPPFKMAMMMKEVQDKSSVEYQRLTWDALRKSINGLVNKVNATNIKNIIPELFSENLIRGRGLFCRSCMKSQMASPGFTDVFAALVAVVNTKFPEVGDLLLRRIVLQLKRAYKRNDKPQLLAAVKFIGHLVNQQVAHEIIALELLTVLLEKPTDDSVEVAVGFVTECGSILQDLSPKGLHGIFERFRGILHEGEIDKRVQFLIEGLFAIRKAKFQGYPAVRPELDLVEQEDQLTHEVSLDEEIDPEISLDIFKPDPNFLENEKRYEELKKSMLGEESEDEEEGMDAESDDEDEEDESDEEDEEQMQIKDETETNLVNLRRTIYLTIMSSVDFEEAGHKLLKIKLEPGQEMELCIMLLECCSQERTYLRYYGLLGQRFCMINKVHQENFEKCFVQQYSMIHRLETNKLRNVAKFFAHLLGTDALPWHVLSYIRLTEEDTTSSSRIFIKILFQELSEHLGIRLLNERLNDPTMQESFESIFPKDNPKNTRFCINFFTSIGLGGLTENLREYLKNMPRLIMQQQKQVSESESDDESGSSASSDSGSSDSDSTSSDESDAEHDRRQRKRRRK